The genomic DNA TCCAACAGCCAGTCTTCGCTGGTCCTGTCGCTGCTGCAATAATCGTAACGACGCGGGGCCCGAGGGCCTCGCGCGCAGTACCGTAAGCCGATCCGCCAGGATCGGCTTTTCTCATTCTGGCGCCGTGCCTTCCATCCTGCAATCGTCAGAAAGCAACGTTTGCAATTAAATACATTCTCGGTCAAGTCAGCCCGGCATACTGTCCCGGCAGTTCTCTCATAACGAACAGGGGTAGATCATGAAAAACATGCAGCGTTTGTATTTGGCCGCCTTGCTTGGTGTGGCCGCTGTGCCGGCGTTGGCGGTGACGCAGTCTGTTACGGCGTCGACGACCGACCAGTACTGGTTCCGCAACGCCGGCTTTTTCGAGATCGGCCGGATTTCCCTGCAATACGGGACCGACCGGATCGTCGACATCGACACCAGCGTACGTCTCGTCGATCAAGGCTGGGGCAACGAATCGCCGGTCGAGAATGCCGTCTACGTTGGCCTGTTCAACGGCGATGCGGAGCTGTACCGGATTCACGTGGCGGGCGCCTCGCACGAGATGTCGACCCAGACCTACGACCTGGCCATGAACGCGAACGACCAACTGCAACTGAACGCGGCGCTGGGCCAGCTCAACTGGGCCGATCATCCCTACGTGAACGTGCGCTTCTACACCCATGCGGCCGGCTATCCTGGCTGGGAACTGCACACGTTCGATGACAGCATGGTCGTCAGTTCGGTCCCGGAACCGGGCACCTTCGGCATGCTGCTCGCCGGGCTGGGCCTGCTGGGCGCCTGCGCGGGCCGTCGCCGGCGCATGTGACGGCGCACGGGCCGCGTCAGCGCGCCCAGTAGTCGAGGACCAGGGAGCGCGCCAGGCAGCTGCCCAGCGTGCCGACGAAGCGCTGGTGCGCCGGGTGGTTGAGGTAGGTATCGCGCTCTTCGGCGCTGGCGAAGGTCAGCGTGAAGCAGTGGGTAAAACCGTCGTTCAGGCCTTCCGGACTGACGTTGGTCCCCCATTCATAGGCAACGATGCCGGGAATCGCGGCGGGCAGGGCGTGGAAGCCGGATACGACGGCATCGACCGCGTCAGCGGCGGCATCGTCGCGAAACGCGAACAGCACCACGTGGCGCAACAGGCTGTTTGGGGTGGCGGGCATGGCGAACTGGGAGAGTTGGCGAAGCGTCATCATAACGCTACAGCGCCAGCGTCGCTGCACACCTGCTCAGTGCCGCAGGCGGTCCGCGCCAGGTTCGGGCGGCGCGTACGAACGGCGCGCCGCGACCGCGGCGCCGTCCAGCGACAGGATGCGCCGGATCGTATCGGGCGAGACGCCGCGCTGGGCCAAGTACAACCATGCCTTGATGGCGCCCTCGCTCCGGTCGATTTCAATGGCGCGGTCGATCTCACCGGCGGTCAACATATCCATTCGACGCTCAGGCTGCATACCTGCTCCCAGTTCGCTTGTGCAGTGCAGCATGGCGCAACCGACAGTCGATGTCAAGGGTGTTCGATGCCACGCCGGTCTGCCGGCGGACCGGCCGTGCGGCTAGCGCTGGAACACCTCGACCGACCAAGAGTAGTCATAGACGTCCTGCTGGACTTCGGCGCGGTAACCTTCCCGCACGCGC from Pseudoduganella armeniaca includes the following:
- a CDS encoding PEP-CTERM sorting domain-containing protein translates to MKNMQRLYLAALLGVAAVPALAVTQSVTASTTDQYWFRNAGFFEIGRISLQYGTDRIVDIDTSVRLVDQGWGNESPVENAVYVGLFNGDAELYRIHVAGASHEMSTQTYDLAMNANDQLQLNAALGQLNWADHPYVNVRFYTHAAGYPGWELHTFDDSMVVSSVPEPGTFGMLLAGLGLLGACAGRRRRM
- a CDS encoding Dabb family protein, with product MPATPNSLLRHVVLFAFRDDAAADAVDAVVSGFHALPAAIPGIVAYEWGTNVSPEGLNDGFTHCFTLTFASAEERDTYLNHPAHQRFVGTLGSCLARSLVLDYWAR